A segment of the Leptospira hartskeerlii genome:
TCTTTTAAAAAGGCCTAGAGGCGAAACCTAAAATTTAGGGATATAAAATTGATATTTGATTCTTCTGACAAGCGTATTGCAGTAGTGGGCGATATACATGGATTCTGGACCTGGGTCGATACTGAGTATTTTTCCAAAAGTAATTATGATTCTGTGATATTCACCGGAGACCTTGGGAATAATCGGCCGGGGAACACAAATAAGATCGCCCAATTAGTCTCTAAAGTTCTGAAGCCAAAGTATATCATTTTAGGAAATCATGATACTACTTCTATTCCTCAGTTACTTATGGAAATCACCAATGCTACACCTAATATGGGCTACTTAAGTCATACATTTCATCTGCTTCGATACAAAAAGCTGCTCAAAGATCTGGGTGATTCTCACATTTGCCAATATAATCTTTTCGAGGCCGGGCAGGGGCTTTCTATTTTGGGGGCCAGACCTCTTTCTATGGGAGCTCGGTTTAATTTTCAGGTATTTCTCAAATCTGTATTTGGAATTTCTTCCTATGAAGAATCGGAGAAAAAACTGAATGAATTGATCCATGGCATTGACTTCCAAAAGCGAGATCTGATCATTCTTGCTCATAACGGCCCTTCCGGTTTAGGAGCTAGGGCTCACGATATTTGGGGTTGCGATTTTAAGAGCGAAGAAGGGGACTTCGGTGATAAGGACCTAGGCGATTTTATCCGAAAACTTGCGGACCAAGACAAAAGGCCCAAGGTCGTGATCGCAGGGCATATGCATCATTCTTCCAGAAAATTAAAAGTTAAGACTAGGATTTGGAAAAGAAAAGAAGAAGGTATATTATATCTAAATCCAGCTCGAGTCCCACGCATCTTTTCAGATAAAGAAGGAAATATCTGGCATCATCATGTGGAGCTGATCCGAAAAAATGGGATTTGGGATGCGGAAGCGAAATATTTGAAGAATGGAGTGGAGGAAATTTTTCCCCTCCCTGAGTTTATAGAGAGGGAGAAAAATCGGATAGAAATAAAAGGCTGAATTATTCCGAGAAAGAATCCAGCTTTTGTTTTACTTCCTCGTTTAAAGGCTGCTTTTTGTGGAAGTCGTTTAATAACTTGAGAGCCTCGTCTCTTTTTCCCAAATCGGAATAAAGTTCCGAAAGTTCTACAACAGGGCGAGGATCCATCGGGAACTTTTTATGAAGATCCACATAAATTTCCTCTGCCTTGTCTCTTGCGCCTTTCATTTTCAAAGAAGAAGCTTTTCCAAGAAGTGCGAAATAGTCTTCACCTTCCGAAAGAATTCTATTAAAACATTCTAATGCTTTGTCGAATTCTCCCATACCTCTTAAACTATCCGCATATCTATTGATGATCAGTTTATTATCCGGATCAAATTCCAGAATTCTTTCCCAGAACTCGTTTGCTTTACGGAAATCTTTTTTACCACGATAAGATTCTGCTAAACCGTACAGAGCAAAGAAGTTCCTTTGATCCAGATCCGCAGCTCTGCGATAATAACGGATCGCCTCGTCAAAGTCTTTGATCTTGCGATAACTATTACCGATCTCAGTTAAGATCTTGATATTATCCGGTTGGATGACTAGAAGTTTTTCCCACCAGCTGATTGCGTCTTTGTATCTTTGGCAGGCAAAGAATAAATGCCCCAAGCCTACGATCACATACTGATCCTTAGGATTGATCTGCAGTGCTTGCATATAATATACTTCTGATTCTTTGAAGTTTTTGAGTTTTCTATGTGCGTCCGCAACTCTACTTAAGATGGATGCGTCAGTGATAGTAATATGTCTATATTCTTCAGCTACTTCGATGACCCGATTGAGTAGGTTCATCTCTCTATAGCAGTTCATAAGTCCCATTAAGGAGAACTTATTGGATGAATCTTCTTTGATACATCTGTTATAAAAATCCAGAGCCTGTCTGAATTCCTTTCGTTTGAAATGAAGGTCTCCCATTCCGACTAAACCGTAGGTATTGCTAGGTTCCTTAGCCAGAAGTTCCTTCAATTTAGATTCGGCCTTGTCCCATTGTCTGCTATCCAGAAAACGGTAGGCTTCTTTTGCTAAACTTTTGATCTGAGCAAAATTTGAATCTTCTTCTTCCTTTCCTGCTTGGGGTTTTTCAATAGGCTCGTTCATAGGACCGAAGTTCCTTTTTAAATTTAGAAAGAAGATCTGGGAGATCCTTCATTCAATTTTTTATTTAATATTACTTTGACGGATGAGTAAAGGTTTTCCTTGGTACTAAATCCGTAAAGAAAATTTGAAATTAGAAAAAAAGAGAGAAATCTCGGTTTGCAGCGCATAAAATAATACGAAAGTTATAGTCCATTCTTCCTTCTTGACAGGGCCCTTAGTTCGCATGGAATGGATTCTAACGAGGGAAAGATGCCGAAAACCGAAGCAAAAATCTCCGGTGCCCGTTTGATGGTCGAACTCCTGGAAGAATATGGAGTGGATATCGTCTTCGGATATCCAGGCGGAGCAATTCTGCCATTTTACGACGAATTATATAAAAGTACTAAAATAAAACATATCCTTGTCCGCCATGAACAAGGCGCGATCCACATGGCAGAAGGGTATGCACGTTCTACAGGTAAGCTTGGAGTTTGTATCGCTACTTCCGGTCCGGGTGCTACGAACCTTGTGACCGGACTTACTGATGCAAAACTAGACTCGGTTCCTATACTTGCAATTACTGGGCAAGTCGCGACCAACGCAATTGGAACAGATGCCTTCCAAGAAGCGGATATTTATGGGATCACAATTCCTATCACAAAGTATAATGCACTTATCAAGTCTGCGGATGATATCGCTAGACATTTCCAAGAGGCGACCTTAGTCGCTTTAGGTGGAAGACCCGGTCCTGTTCTTTTGGATTTTCCTAAAGATGTTCAGACTGAACTTACTTCCGTTCGTAAAGTGGATAAACTTAAAATAGATTCTAGACATTATCAAAAACCTCCGATCGGAGGAGATCTGGATTCTTTCGCGGCGGCATTAAATAAAGCTAAACGTCCTCTTCTTTATGTGGGAGGAGGAGCGATCAATGCGAATGCTTCCAAAGAGATTAAGGAGCTTGCGGAGAAGGGAAATATCCCTGTCACCACAACTCTTATGGGGATCGGAGCATTTCCTGGCACTCACCAACTTTCAGTCGGGATGCTCGGGATGCACGGAACAGCTTATGCTAACAAGGCTGTATTAGAATGTGATTATATTCTAAACTTGGGTGCTAGGTTCGACGATCGAGTCGCTAAACCTGGAGAATTTGCGGAGAATGCTATACGTGCTCATATAGATATAGACACGGCAGAGTTCAACAAAAGGGTTTCCGTAGATTATCTTTTGCATGGAGACTTGAAAGAAGTTTTAAAGGCTCTTATTCCAAAAGTGAATAAGGTAGATCGTCCTGAGTGGGTCGGATTCTTAGATACATTAAAGAAGAACCATCCATTAGAATTTGATGATTCTACGGATACAATCAAGCCTCAAGGATTCTTACAGAAATTATACGAAAAGAGTAAGGGAAAGGCAATTGTTTCCACAGACGTGGGACAACACCAGATGTGGGCCGCTCAGTATTTTCTTTTTGAAGAAGCAAATCGTTGGCTGACTTCAGGCGGATTGGGTACAATGGGTTACGGTCTTCCAGCAGCGATTGGAGCTAAATTCGGAAATCCTAATAAAACAGTGATCTGTGTTTCAGGCGACGGTTCCATCCAGATGAATATCCAGGAATTGGCAACTATCGCGATGTATAAGAAGGGTGTAAAGATCCTGATCTTTAATAATAATTTCTTGGGGATGGTCCGCCAATGGCAGGAATTATTCTACGAGGAAAGATTCTCAGAGTCTGAATGGAATTATAATCCGGATTTCGTAAAATTGGGAGAGGCTTATTCCATAAAAGGATTAAGGATTTCTAATAAATCTGAAATTGACAAGGCGCTGGAATTTTTCTTAGAAGATGACGATGCAAGGATCCTAGAAGTGATGATCCCTGCGGAAGAGAAAGTATTCCCTATGATCCCTGCGGGCAAATCCCAAAAAGACATGATCGAATTTTCCGACACAGTTCGGGCCGGTAAAAAATGAAACATATACTGAAAATTTTGGTAAACAATCATCCAGGTGTGATGAGCCATGTGTCCGGTCTATTTACCAGAAGAAGTTATAATATAGATTCTATCGCGGTAGGTGTTACCCAGGATCCTGAAATTTCGAATATGGTGATCGTAGTTAAAGGAGATGATTCAGTAGTTGAACAGGTAAAACGCCAACTTCTAAAATTACCTGACGTGATCGAGGTAGAGGATCTCGCCTATCATGACTGTATCAGCAGAGAGCTCGTGCTTGTTGTTGTAAAAGTAGAAGATTCCAACCGAACTGAGATCATTTCTATTTGCGAAGTATTCCAGGCAAAGATCGCTGACTTGACCAAGACTACAATGACTGTCGAGTTTTCCGGAAACACCAGACAGGTGGAACATTTTCTGGAAATGATGCAGAAGTATGGGATCCAAGAAATCGCGCGTACCGGCCAGATTGCTTTAAAATACAGATCTACCTGATTTTGTTAAAAGACCGGGAATTTCCCGGTTAATTG
Coding sequences within it:
- a CDS encoding tetratricopeptide repeat protein, encoding MNEPIEKPQAGKEEEDSNFAQIKSLAKEAYRFLDSRQWDKAESKLKELLAKEPSNTYGLVGMGDLHFKRKEFRQALDFYNRCIKEDSSNKFSLMGLMNCYREMNLLNRVIEVAEEYRHITITDASILSRVADAHRKLKNFKESEVYYMQALQINPKDQYVIVGLGHLFFACQRYKDAISWWEKLLVIQPDNIKILTEIGNSYRKIKDFDEAIRYYRRAADLDQRNFFALYGLAESYRGKKDFRKANEFWERILEFDPDNKLIINRYADSLRGMGEFDKALECFNRILSEGEDYFALLGKASSLKMKGARDKAEEIYVDLHKKFPMDPRPVVELSELYSDLGKRDEALKLLNDFHKKQPLNEEVKQKLDSFSE
- a CDS encoding metallophosphoesterase, whose protein sequence is MIFDSSDKRIAVVGDIHGFWTWVDTEYFSKSNYDSVIFTGDLGNNRPGNTNKIAQLVSKVLKPKYIILGNHDTTSIPQLLMEITNATPNMGYLSHTFHLLRYKKLLKDLGDSHICQYNLFEAGQGLSILGARPLSMGARFNFQVFLKSVFGISSYEESEKKLNELIHGIDFQKRDLIILAHNGPSGLGARAHDIWGCDFKSEEGDFGDKDLGDFIRKLADQDKRPKVVIAGHMHHSSRKLKVKTRIWKRKEEGILYLNPARVPRIFSDKEGNIWHHHVELIRKNGIWDAEAKYLKNGVEEIFPLPEFIEREKNRIEIKG
- the ilvN gene encoding acetolactate synthase small subunit → MKHILKILVNNHPGVMSHVSGLFTRRSYNIDSIAVGVTQDPEISNMVIVVKGDDSVVEQVKRQLLKLPDVIEVEDLAYHDCISRELVLVVVKVEDSNRTEIISICEVFQAKIADLTKTTMTVEFSGNTRQVEHFLEMMQKYGIQEIARTGQIALKYRST
- the ilvB gene encoding biosynthetic-type acetolactate synthase large subunit, with the protein product MPKTEAKISGARLMVELLEEYGVDIVFGYPGGAILPFYDELYKSTKIKHILVRHEQGAIHMAEGYARSTGKLGVCIATSGPGATNLVTGLTDAKLDSVPILAITGQVATNAIGTDAFQEADIYGITIPITKYNALIKSADDIARHFQEATLVALGGRPGPVLLDFPKDVQTELTSVRKVDKLKIDSRHYQKPPIGGDLDSFAAALNKAKRPLLYVGGGAINANASKEIKELAEKGNIPVTTTLMGIGAFPGTHQLSVGMLGMHGTAYANKAVLECDYILNLGARFDDRVAKPGEFAENAIRAHIDIDTAEFNKRVSVDYLLHGDLKEVLKALIPKVNKVDRPEWVGFLDTLKKNHPLEFDDSTDTIKPQGFLQKLYEKSKGKAIVSTDVGQHQMWAAQYFLFEEANRWLTSGGLGTMGYGLPAAIGAKFGNPNKTVICVSGDGSIQMNIQELATIAMYKKGVKILIFNNNFLGMVRQWQELFYEERFSESEWNYNPDFVKLGEAYSIKGLRISNKSEIDKALEFFLEDDDARILEVMIPAEEKVFPMIPAGKSQKDMIEFSDTVRAGKK